Proteins encoded in a region of the Haloarcula sp. CBA1129 genome:
- a CDS encoding VOC family protein gives MWSLDHTMMRVEDLDASLDWYQTYFDYEEKGRWEADTFTNVFLGPEDAHDEGALLELTYNHDGRSYTMGDAWGHIAVRCDDVYDAYDELMDAGVEDYRDPDSCGGSYAFVTDPDGHEIEIVERDHGAKWSLDHTMIRVEDAEQAIGWYTRKLDYDLFRREEFDDFALYFLKPAEAPDEAMSVELTYNYDGRSYELGDAWGHLAVRTDDLHGAWETLMGRHAEDYRDPESCDDRYAFTKDPDSREIEIVTN, from the coding sequence ATGTGGTCACTTGATCATACGATGATGCGTGTCGAGGATCTGGACGCATCGCTGGACTGGTATCAGACGTATTTCGATTACGAAGAGAAAGGCCGCTGGGAGGCAGACACCTTTACGAACGTCTTCCTCGGTCCGGAGGATGCCCACGACGAGGGGGCGCTGCTCGAACTCACGTACAACCACGACGGGCGCTCGTACACGATGGGCGACGCGTGGGGACACATCGCCGTCCGCTGTGACGATGTGTACGATGCCTACGACGAACTGATGGACGCCGGCGTCGAGGATTACCGCGACCCAGACTCCTGTGGCGGCTCCTACGCCTTTGTCACAGACCCTGATGGCCACGAAATCGAAATCGTCGAGCGAGACCACGGCGCAAAGTGGTCGCTCGACCACACCATGATCCGCGTCGAAGACGCCGAGCAGGCTATCGGCTGGTACACTCGAAAGCTCGACTACGACCTGTTCCGCCGTGAGGAGTTCGACGACTTCGCGCTGTACTTCCTCAAGCCCGCGGAGGCCCCCGACGAGGCGATGTCAGTCGAACTCACGTACAATTACGACGGCCGGTCCTACGAACTCGGCGACGCCTGGGGGCATCTCGCAGTCCGAACCGATGACCTCCATGGCGCGTGGGAGACACTAATGGGTCGTCACGCTGAGGACTACCGCGATCCAGAGAGCTGTGACGACCGCTACGCGTTCACCAAAGACCCCGACAGCCGTGAAATCGAGATCGTGACGAACTGA
- the rpl12p gene encoding 50S ribosomal protein P1, producing MEYVYAALILNESGEEINEDNLTDVLDAAGVDVEESRVKALVAALEDVDIEEAVDQAAAAPVPASGGAAAPAEGDADEADEADEDAEEEAADDGGDDDDDEDDEASGEGLGELFG from the coding sequence ATGGAATACGTATACGCTGCACTCATCCTGAACGAATCGGGCGAAGAAATCAACGAAGACAACCTCACCGACGTGCTCGACGCCGCGGGCGTCGACGTCGAGGAGTCCCGCGTCAAGGCCCTCGTCGCCGCCCTCGAGGACGTCGACATCGAGGAGGCCGTCGACCAGGCCGCTGCGGCACCGGTGCCGGCAAGCGGCGGCGCGGCCGCACCCGCAGAGGGTGACGCCGACGAGGCCGACGAGGCCGACGAGGACGCCGAAGAAGAGGCTGCCGACGACGGCGGCGACGACGATGACGACGAAGACGACGAGGCAAGCGGCGAAGGCCTCGGCGAACTCTTCGGCTAA
- a CDS encoding BGTF surface domain-containing protein, translating to MTGNSDKIRSLFLTALMVFSVFAGTIAFSGGAAAAANVEIQQATEYNSDTGDTIEVVTNNSIQTSLQLANSSNNGDVQVVVNGVDNPGEYVETGQNGGNINQNSEQIEITLEKDITPDAEVDVRLNGVSATGSDNVDLVQKDIDVTSQTITADGDTSAGLDYQNVFRGEKLAIERSSTSTGDEFEIEVNDGSLVASDSVNSNSDVYRYDTEDLDTGEEYNVTIGDESAGFQVSDLNLNVEADDNDISDEDDIIVNATINRGGEEANATLYDDSGDRVSSKIDTLSGNDDTPFIFKPINQTNGFDADDGPYTVEVTDRQTNITVSTDQINVSEAEDGDVSFESSVVEEERGDVANITYQLDNEDEAVVFVGDDEDDNYAISGTIEDDDGDGEVTVSFNSYLAGTSANVANVDASDILYVEGDDEITGVEEAGSFDRGSLDEETIEASSYNLNVTAGTSQDDSADAVGTLRLSERSTESMRSWVAPQDAELDDDDIDIRDRIDQNLTQSNNIADGDLVVHQIVASGVEGPLAYEEEVNGSSSGTQAFLRSTAGGANNNDAFNLTVNRSDVGANADQDPLILNSSNVVVVDDPDNNTYFVAVETRNAEFESGTPIRADDEDDELLANFTVSQDTGLSDSNDAVEDDYSIVDRDATIDTTNGLVLVQAAADQLITGTTTVAPGSELEVEVESESESNPFLDRPEATVDTDGTFTATADFSDYSAGTNFTTQTLDVDGDQLGDEEDGEITDADTATVSISDQESDGSEVVVDSAQLSAGGFIAIHAGNASGDVVGNSEYLEAGSHEDITITLDESMDEDFTAVAMPHLDTNGNEAYNFPGADGPYTANGSAVTDSANVTVGAEDTPEDTPEDTPEDTPEDTPEDTPEDTPEDTPEDTETETTEETGPGFTAAIALIALVAAALLAVRRDN from the coding sequence ATGACAGGAAATTCAGACAAGATTCGTAGCCTGTTCCTGACGGCGCTGATGGTCTTCTCGGTATTCGCCGGGACCATCGCGTTCTCCGGTGGCGCAGCCGCCGCCGCGAACGTCGAGATTCAGCAGGCAACGGAGTACAACTCCGATACCGGAGATACAATCGAAGTGGTAACGAACAATTCAATACAAACCTCCCTGCAACTCGCCAACTCAAGCAATAATGGTGATGTCCAGGTCGTGGTTAACGGTGTGGACAATCCGGGCGAGTACGTTGAGACTGGCCAGAATGGAGGTAATATCAACCAGAACAGTGAGCAGATCGAGATTACCCTCGAGAAAGACATTACGCCTGACGCTGAGGTAGATGTCCGACTCAACGGTGTCTCTGCCACTGGTAGCGACAATGTCGATCTGGTCCAGAAAGACATCGACGTGACGTCACAGACGATCACGGCCGATGGCGACACCTCAGCTGGCCTCGACTATCAGAACGTGTTCCGTGGTGAGAAGCTCGCAATCGAGCGATCCAGCACGTCCACCGGTGACGAATTCGAGATTGAAGTCAACGATGGTTCGCTCGTTGCTTCTGACTCGGTTAATTCGAATAGCGATGTCTACCGCTACGACACTGAGGATCTCGATACCGGTGAGGAATACAACGTCACGATTGGCGATGAGAGCGCGGGCTTCCAAGTCAGCGACCTCAACCTGAACGTTGAAGCTGATGACAATGATATCAGCGATGAGGACGACATCATTGTCAACGCAACGATCAACCGTGGTGGTGAGGAAGCCAACGCGACGCTGTATGACGACAGCGGTGACAGGGTTTCATCGAAGATCGACACCCTGTCAGGCAACGATGACACTCCGTTCATCTTCAAACCGATCAACCAGACAAACGGCTTCGACGCTGACGATGGCCCGTACACGGTCGAAGTCACTGACCGACAGACGAACATCACGGTCAGTACCGACCAGATCAACGTCTCCGAAGCTGAAGACGGCGACGTTAGCTTCGAGAGCAGTGTCGTCGAGGAGGAGCGCGGTGACGTGGCTAACATCACGTACCAGCTCGACAACGAAGACGAAGCTGTTGTCTTCGTCGGCGACGACGAGGACGACAACTACGCAATCTCTGGCACTATCGAGGACGACGACGGTGACGGCGAAGTCACTGTCTCGTTCAACAGCTATCTCGCCGGCACGAGCGCCAACGTTGCCAATGTCGACGCCAGCGATATCCTCTACGTTGAGGGTGACGATGAGATCACTGGTGTCGAAGAAGCCGGCTCCTTCGACCGTGGTAGCCTTGACGAAGAGACGATCGAAGCCTCCAGCTACAACCTGAACGTCACTGCAGGCACATCTCAGGACGACAGCGCTGACGCCGTCGGAACACTCCGACTGAGCGAGCGCTCCACTGAGAGCATGCGTAGCTGGGTGGCTCCACAGGACGCTGAGCTCGACGATGACGATATCGACATTCGTGATCGTATCGACCAGAACCTGACCCAATCGAACAACATCGCTGACGGTGACCTCGTTGTCCACCAGATCGTTGCTTCCGGTGTCGAAGGCCCGCTCGCCTACGAAGAGGAAGTCAACGGCTCCTCCAGCGGGACCCAAGCGTTCCTCCGGTCGACTGCTGGCGGCGCTAATAACAACGACGCGTTCAACCTCACCGTCAACCGCAGCGATGTCGGTGCAAACGCAGATCAGGACCCCCTTATCCTCAACAGCTCCAACGTTGTTGTTGTCGACGACCCCGACAACAACACGTACTTCGTCGCTGTGGAGACACGGAACGCGGAATTCGAGAGCGGCACACCGATCCGCGCCGATGACGAAGATGACGAGCTACTGGCCAACTTCACTGTGTCGCAGGATACTGGCCTGAGCGACAGCAACGACGCCGTTGAAGACGACTACAGCATCGTCGACCGCGATGCAACTATCGACACGACCAACGGTCTCGTTCTGGTGCAGGCTGCTGCTGACCAGCTAATCACCGGAACCACCACGGTCGCCCCTGGCTCCGAGCTTGAGGTCGAAGTCGAGTCCGAGAGTGAATCTAACCCGTTCCTCGACCGCCCCGAAGCGACTGTCGACACGGACGGGACGTTCACTGCCACGGCAGACTTCAGTGACTACTCGGCAGGGACGAACTTCACCACTCAGACACTCGATGTCGACGGTGATCAGCTGGGTGACGAGGAAGACGGAGAGATCACCGATGCGGACACGGCCACTGTGAGCATCAGTGACCAGGAATCCGACGGTAGCGAAGTCGTCGTCGACAGCGCACAGCTGTCCGCCGGTGGCTTCATCGCAATCCACGCCGGTAACGCATCCGGCGACGTCGTCGGGAACTCCGAGTACCTCGAGGCAGGCAGCCACGAGGACATCACGATCACGCTCGACGAGTCGATGGACGAGGACTTCACCGCGGTCGCGATGCCGCACCTCGACACCAACGGCAACGAAGCGTACAACTTCCCCGGCGCTGACGGTCCGTACACCGCCAACGGCTCCGCCGTGACGGACAGTGCGAACGTGACTGTTGGTGCTGAGGACACGCCTGAGGACACGCCTGAGGACACACCTGAGGACACGCCTGAGGACACGCCCGAGGACACGCCCGAGGACACTCCTGAGGACACGCCTGAGGACACCGAAACCGAGACCACGGAAGAGACCGGTCCCGGCTTCACGGCAGCCATCGCGCTCATCGCGCTGGTCGCCGCTGCGCTCCTCGCCGTCCGACGCGACAACTAA
- a CDS encoding TIGR04206 family protein: protein MDHGPRRRLIAVVVAGLVPWTVVLIGAELTLVFSFGLFNTNPPELLSVYSYFIRFTGALPQFIESWGSGVLLYAFALASAVVGVVWREDVRITALALAGAGLTQIPVFFGFNRRLNYVAVPVGSIVLLAVVWWYYLPAIWGDTATR, encoded by the coding sequence ATGGACCACGGTCCCCGACGCCGTCTTATCGCCGTCGTCGTTGCTGGCCTCGTCCCTTGGACAGTGGTGCTGATCGGGGCAGAGTTGACACTCGTCTTCTCGTTTGGCCTGTTCAACACGAACCCGCCGGAACTGCTCTCAGTCTATAGCTACTTCATCCGATTTACCGGCGCACTCCCACAGTTTATCGAATCGTGGGGTTCGGGTGTCTTGCTGTATGCCTTTGCCTTGGCCAGCGCCGTTGTCGGCGTTGTCTGGCGCGAGGACGTCCGAATCACCGCCCTCGCTCTCGCAGGTGCAGGTCTAACTCAGATTCCCGTGTTCTTTGGATTCAACAGGCGACTCAACTACGTGGCAGTCCCGGTCGGCTCCATCGTACTGCTTGCCGTGGTCTGGTGGTACTACCTGCCGGCCATCTGGGGCGATACAGCGACGCGGTGA
- a CDS encoding 50S ribosomal protein L1, with the protein MADQEIENAVSRALEDAPERNFRETVDLAVNLRDLDLNDPSNRVDESVVLPAGTGQETTIVVFAEGETALRAEEVADDVLDEDELEELGGDDDAAKDLADDTDFFIAEKDLMQDIGRYLGTVLGPRGKMPEPLDPDDDVVEVIERMKNTVQLRSGERRTFHTRVGAEDMSAENIADNIDVILRRLHADLEKGPLNIDTVYVKTTMGPAMEVA; encoded by the coding sequence ATGGCAGATCAGGAAATAGAGAACGCAGTCTCGCGCGCACTCGAGGACGCACCTGAGCGGAACTTCCGCGAAACGGTCGACCTCGCTGTGAACCTGCGCGACTTAGATCTTAACGACCCGTCGAACCGCGTCGACGAGTCCGTCGTGCTTCCTGCTGGCACCGGTCAGGAGACCACTATTGTGGTCTTCGCCGAGGGCGAAACCGCCCTTCGTGCCGAGGAAGTCGCAGACGACGTACTCGACGAGGACGAACTCGAGGAACTCGGTGGCGACGACGACGCCGCCAAGGACCTCGCCGATGACACTGACTTCTTCATTGCGGAGAAGGATCTGATGCAGGACATCGGTCGCTACCTCGGGACCGTCCTCGGTCCGCGTGGGAAGATGCCGGAACCGCTCGACCCCGACGACGATGTCGTCGAGGTCATCGAACGCATGAAAAACACCGTGCAGCTCCGCAGCGGGGAACGGCGAACGTTCCACACGCGGGTCGGCGCGGAGGACATGTCCGCCGAAAATATCGCGGACAACATCGACGTTATCCTCCGCCGTCTGCACGCGGACCTCGAGAAGGGCCCGCTCAACATCGACACTGTCTACGTGAAGACGACGATGGGGCCTGCGATGGAGGTGGCCTGA
- a CDS encoding GTP-binding protein: MGLEEEIQELEDEIASTPYNKSTEAHIGRLKSKLAEKKEKLEQQASSGGGGGYGVEKHGDATVALVGFPSVGKSTLLNALTNAESETGAYEFTTLDVYPGMLKYKGANIQILDVPGLIEGAAGGRGGGKEVLSVVRTADLIVFLISVFEIDQYDRLSEELYKNKIRLDQNPPWVNVRKKGKDGISVNTASGVELDDETVKAVLREHGYVNADVTIGEQIDIDQLIDGVMDNRVYLPSLVAVNKADLIEPDYLPKVEDELRERDIDPDEAIFISAEEEKGLDSLTERIWEELGLIRIYMDKPGRGVDREEPLILREGNTVDDACEKLGGSFDDRFRFARVTGPSAKHDEQQVGRDHELADEDILRIVANR; the protein is encoded by the coding sequence ATGGGGCTCGAAGAGGAGATTCAGGAACTCGAAGACGAAATCGCCAGCACTCCCTACAACAAGTCTACAGAGGCCCATATCGGTCGGCTGAAGTCCAAGCTCGCGGAAAAAAAGGAAAAGCTTGAACAGCAGGCCTCTTCGGGCGGCGGCGGTGGCTACGGCGTCGAGAAGCACGGCGACGCGACCGTCGCGCTCGTCGGATTTCCCAGCGTCGGGAAGTCGACGCTGCTGAACGCGCTGACCAACGCCGAGTCCGAGACCGGCGCATACGAGTTCACGACGCTCGACGTGTATCCGGGGATGCTCAAGTACAAAGGTGCGAACATCCAGATTCTCGACGTTCCCGGACTCATCGAGGGCGCTGCCGGTGGCCGAGGTGGCGGCAAGGAAGTGCTGTCCGTCGTCCGGACCGCGGACCTCATCGTCTTCCTCATCTCCGTCTTCGAGATCGATCAGTATGACCGACTCAGCGAGGAGTTGTACAAGAACAAGATTCGACTCGATCAGAACCCACCGTGGGTCAATGTCCGCAAGAAGGGCAAGGACGGGATCTCGGTCAACACGGCTTCGGGCGTCGAACTCGACGACGAGACCGTCAAAGCCGTCCTGCGCGAGCACGGCTACGTCAACGCCGATGTGACCATCGGCGAGCAGATCGACATCGATCAGCTCATCGACGGCGTGATGGACAACCGCGTCTATCTGCCTTCCCTCGTCGCCGTCAACAAGGCCGACCTCATTGAACCAGACTACCTTCCAAAGGTCGAAGACGAACTCCGTGAGCGGGATATCGATCCCGACGAAGCGATCTTCATCAGCGCCGAGGAAGAGAAGGGACTGGATAGCCTCACCGAACGCATCTGGGAGGAGCTCGGCCTGATCCGGATCTACATGGACAAGCCGGGCCGCGGTGTCGACCGTGAGGAACCGCTGATACTCCGGGAAGGCAATACCGTCGACGACGCCTGCGAGAAGCTCGGTGGGAGCTTTGACGACCGCTTCCGCTTCGCTCGTGTGACCGGCCCGAGTGCCAAGCACGACGAACAGCAGGTCGGTCGCGACCACGAACTCGCGGACGAAGACATCCTACGGATCGTCGCCAATCGGTGA
- a CDS encoding 50S ribosomal protein L11: MAGTIEVLVPGGEANPGPPLGPELGPTPVDVQAVVQDINDQTEAFDGTEVPVTVEYDDDGTFEIEVGVPPTAELIKDEAGFETGSGEPQEDFVADLSVDQVKQIAEQKQTDLLSYDLKNAAKEVVGTCTSLGVTIEGENPREFKERIDAGEYDDVFAAEAQA; this comes from the coding sequence ATGGCTGGAACTATCGAAGTCCTCGTTCCCGGTGGGGAGGCCAACCCTGGCCCGCCACTCGGTCCGGAACTCGGCCCGACACCGGTGGACGTGCAGGCAGTCGTACAGGACATCAACGACCAGACGGAAGCCTTCGATGGCACCGAAGTCCCCGTCACCGTCGAGTACGACGACGACGGCACCTTCGAGATCGAAGTCGGTGTCCCGCCGACAGCAGAACTCATCAAGGACGAGGCCGGCTTCGAAACCGGCAGCGGCGAACCGCAAGAGGACTTCGTCGCTGACCTCTCCGTCGATCAGGTCAAACAGATCGCCGAACAGAAGCAGACGGACCTGCTCTCATACGATCTGAAGAACGCCGCGAAAGAGGTCGTCGGGACGTGCACCTCTCTCGGTGTCACCATCGAAGGCGAGAACCCACGCGAGTTCAAAGAGCGCATCGACGCGGGCGAGTACGACGACGTGTTCGCGGCCGAAGCACAGGCGTAA
- a CDS encoding 50S ribosomal protein L10 → MSAESERKTETIPEWKQEEVDAIVDMIESYESVGVVNIAGIPSRQLQDMRRDLHGTAELRVSRNTLLERALAEVDDGLEDLTGYVTGQVGLIGTNNNPFSLFQELEASKTPAPIGAGEVAPNDIVIPEGDTGVDPGPFVGELQSVGADARIQEGSIQVLSDSTVLDTGEEVSQELANVLNELGIEPKEVGLDLRAVFADGVLFEPEELELDIDEYRSDIQAAAGRAFNLSVNADYPTATTAPTMLQSARGNAKSLALQAAIEDPEVVPDLVSKADAQVRALASQIDDEEALPEELQGVEADVATEEPTDDQDEDTASEDAGDADDAAEEADDGDDDDDEDAGDALGAMF, encoded by the coding sequence ATGAGCGCCGAATCCGAACGCAAGACCGAAACTATCCCCGAGTGGAAGCAGGAGGAGGTCGACGCCATCGTGGACATGATCGAGTCCTACGAGAGCGTCGGCGTCGTCAACATCGCCGGGATCCCGTCCCGACAACTGCAGGACATGCGGCGTGACCTGCACGGGACCGCCGAACTTCGCGTCTCTCGGAACACGCTGCTTGAGCGTGCGCTCGCCGAAGTAGATGACGGGCTCGAAGACCTTACCGGCTACGTTACCGGGCAGGTCGGTCTCATCGGGACCAACAACAACCCGTTCTCGCTGTTTCAGGAACTCGAGGCCTCCAAGACGCCCGCACCCATTGGTGCCGGCGAGGTGGCCCCGAACGACATCGTGATTCCGGAAGGCGACACGGGCGTCGACCCCGGTCCGTTCGTCGGCGAACTCCAGAGCGTGGGTGCCGACGCACGCATTCAGGAAGGCTCCATTCAGGTCCTTTCTGACTCGACGGTGCTTGACACCGGCGAGGAGGTCTCTCAGGAACTCGCGAACGTGCTGAACGAACTCGGTATCGAACCGAAGGAGGTCGGTCTCGACCTTCGTGCCGTCTTCGCCGACGGCGTGCTGTTCGAACCCGAGGAACTGGAACTCGATATCGACGAGTACCGGAGCGACATTCAGGCGGCTGCCGGCCGAGCGTTCAACCTCTCGGTCAACGCAGACTACCCGACCGCGACGACGGCCCCGACGATGCTCCAGTCCGCTCGTGGCAACGCCAAGAGCCTCGCGCTCCAGGCGGCCATCGAGGACCCCGAGGTCGTCCCTGACCTCGTGAGCAAGGCCGACGCACAGGTCCGTGCGCTCGCCTCACAGATCGACGACGAAGAGGCACTCCCAGAGGAGCTTCAGGGCGTCGAGGCCGACGTGGCGACAGAAGAACCGACTGACGACCAAGACGAGGACACCGCATCCGAGGACGCCGGCGACGCCGACGACGCGGCCGAGGAGGCCGACGACGGCGACGATGACGACGACGAGGACGCCGGCGACGCGCTCGGAGCGATGTTCTAA